The genomic segment TCGCTGGCCGTGGAGTTGGGGACGTCGTGGCAGGGCGCAGCCTCGGCTGCCACCTCCCTCCAGCACAGGGTGGCCCTGGGGCGCAGGGGGCAGCTGGCGCTCAGCACCATCGCCATCTGGTccttgctgctggtgctgtaGTCGTGGAAGTGCACCGAGGACCACAGCTCGGGGCCGTCTGCGGGCACAGCATCAGCAGGGTGGCAGACGGGGGGGGACTGGTGTCCCCTtttatggggctggggtcccctcGGGCACTCACAGGCGTCCGGCTGCTCCTGGAAGGGGCAGCGCTTGCTGCGCAGGCTGTCACGGTGCGGGTAGGAAGCCTGGGGAGCGGAGCACAGGAGTGAGGGCGTGCCGCATCCCTGCCACCAGTGTCCCCTCGCTGCATGGGCACACGGAGGTCCCCCAGCTGCCCAGGGGACGGCGACGCACCTCGATGCACAGGCAGGGCACCAGGAACTCGTACGGCAGCAAGACGCGGTGGCCCCCGGCACCAGGACCTGCGGGCGTGGAAGTGGCACGAGCTGGTCGGGAGcgcggggacccccggggagCGTGCCACCCCCCAGCCGTTACCTGCCGGTGGAAGGGCCGGGGCAGCTCCTCGCACTCCAGGGCCAGCTGGTGGCACAGCCGCACCATCAGGGCAGGGCCCTCGGGCACAGCCACCTCGATGGTGCGCGCCTCGGGGACCCAGGTGTGGGTGAAGacgggccctgggggggggcacagataGGGGGCGGGGGGTCAGCCGGTGCCGGCCCCACCCCGGGGCACCCCGCTCCCTCCCATCCTCACCGGGGGGCTCGGCGGTGACCAGGTGGCTGCGGCTGATGGCCAAGCCTTGGTCGGGGACGGTGCGCAGGGAGACGAGGACCTGCCGCCCGCTCTCCACCGGGAAGCAGTCGAACTGCACCTGCCactgcggggagcggggagggtgAGCGCGCACCCCTCtgcccgtccccgtccccgtcccccccacgGCGCGCCCCGCACTCACCGGCGAgctgcccggtgcccggtgccgccgccaCACCTGCAGCCAGCTGGCCCGGTTGGAGCCCAGCTCCAGGAAGTTGAGCTGCAGCCCGCGGATCCctgcggggacaccggggggggatGGCACGGGTGGGACAGCCCCACGGGTGGGACAGCCCCACGGGTGGGATAACCCCACGGGTGGGATAACCCCACGGGTGGCACAACCCCACGGGTGGGATAACCCCACGGGTGGCACAGCCCCCAcggccccggtgccccctcccggtgccccccggccccgtaccTGCGGCGCGGAGGGCCAGGCGCACcctcaggcagggctggcagggcagcgagGGCCGGCACAGCCTCGCCGTGCTCAGCGCCAGGGCCGGCGGCGTCAACGGGGACCgggccggggctccccggcggcagcggggcgggcTGAGCGTGCTGTCGgctaccggggggggggggttgggaaaCGGGGGCGGCCGTGCACCGGGCATCCCGCGCACCGGGGAGCCCCCGTGCACCGGGCAGGGGAAACCCAAACCCCCGGCCCCGACCCcgttccccccgccccccccccccccgggaaccGGCAGCCCCGCGCTCGCAGCCCGGCCCCGATCGCGGCGAGCCCGGGCCAGGCCCCGCGCACCGGGgaggcggccgggccccgctccgcGGCGACACTCACCGCTGGCCCGGCACTCCTGCAAGCGAACGGACGGCCGTCAGCGCGCCtcgcccccggtgccccctccccttccccaccccccccccccccccctcccggtgccccggCGCTCACGAAGTTGGCGGAGACCCGCAGGCGGGGCACGGCGGCACCGGCGGGCGGCACCGGAGGCAccggcagcagcggcagcagcacggcggcggcggcgagcagcgcggcaccgggcaccgggcgcCCCATGGCCGAGCGCTGCTCCCGCCggtggcggtgccggtgcccggtccccgccccgggccggccccgccgcatTCCTCCGGCGGCACGTGCAGCCCCGCCCGGTGCGCGCCGCCGCGACCTGCTTTCGGCCGCGCTTCCTGCGGCGGCCCCCGCGCGGCGCAGACACGCGTGGGAAAGCAGCGAGGGGCGGGCGGGGAAGGGGGTGGCGACAACTCGGGGGGCTTTATTTCCGTACCGGGACACGCGGGGGAAAGGGGCAGCCGCGCCCACGGGGGTCGTGCCAGTACCGGGGCCCCCGTGCCCTGGAGGTGAGCCCACGGCTGTGGCTCGGTCACATACGGTGGTCCCGGGGGCGGCCGAGGGGCCCCCACCCGTGGGGTtcaccctgcagcaccccgggctggcggggggcggccgcggaGCCCCCGAAACGCTCCAGCCGCGGGGCAGGGAGCGGCGCAGGCGTCCGCTCGTCCCCGCtcacttcttcttcttctcctgcgTGCTGGTGAACCACGAGTCCAGCAGCTTCTTGCTGTAGTAGAGCTGCCAGCCGTGCACCTGGGcggccaccaccaccaccaggtACATGACGGAGACGGCGGAGAAGCCGAAGATGAAGCGGTAAGCCTTGCCGTGCCGGTACAGCTGCTGCGCCATGGGGAACATCTCCATGGCCCCGTAGATGAGGGGAGCCACCGAGAAGAGCCCGGTGCTGATCATGGACAGCACCAGGTAGCTGATGTTGTTgcgggggaaggagaggaggccgaggagggagggcaggatgCTGAGCAGGTACGGGTACTCCCACTGGTACGGCATGGCCACCCGGTCGTGGGGCAGCAGCTTGAGGTGCCCCACGCACATCtgcgccagcagcagcagccacagccccaCGTGCACGTAGATCAGCCGCTTGATCTCCGACTTGAGGGCCACGCTGCGGGGGGGAGGCTGGCAGTGAGCGGGGGGGACACGCACGGCCCCGGGGAGGGGCACacacggccccgggggggggacacaggccCCCCGGTGGGGGGGACACCTACCTCATCTGGTAGTGCGAGGCCACGCGCTCCCGGTGCTGGAAGTCGCTGCCGTCGGTGCCGGTGGCACGGGGACCCCCGCGGGAGGCCATGGCGAGGGCGGCCTAAGGGCTGACAGCGTGAGgggacccccggcaccccccgggaccctccAGGCCCCCCCCGAGACCTCCCGAGACCTCCCGAGACCCCCAGGAACCCCCTGGACCACCCCTTGAACAGCCCCAGACACCCCCCAGgccacccccgtgccccccccgtgcccccctccccggtgcccccccgctgccttccccgtgcccccccccccgcagcccccccgcccgcccgccgcacCCCACCTGCTACCGGGCGGCGACGCTCTGCCCGCCCTTCCGCCTCTCTATGGTCTCTCCCGCTGCTTCTGCCCGCAGGCCGGCGGCCGCTCTGTACGCCCGGAGGCCCCGTCTCTATGGCCTCTGTGCGAGGGGAGGGGCTcaccccgctccccgccgccgcgcaGGCGCAGTTGCGCCCAtggcggggggcggcggaggggccGCGCGCGCTGGCGCGCGCGGGGCAGGGGCGCGCGCCGTGGGGTCAGCGGGGGCGCGCGTGGGGGGACGCGCgtgggggggcggggccgagcgcgcgcggggctgcgggggcggGAGGCGCGCgtggggggcggggagggggcaccggggggggggctggggggtgacacgtgtggggctggggacgcgcgtgggggggtggggacacgcgtggggggCGCAGGGGCTGTGCGGGGTCCCGGGTGTGGGTGCGGAGGGGGCGTGGGGTCAGGGTTAGGGGCACacgcgtggggctgggggggcccgcgtgggtgcagggggctgcggggtcaGGTTTGGGACACGCGTGGGGGCGGCCGTGGGGCTGTGCTCGATCACCCgtgggccgcgggggggggggggggggtgtcctgccgtgtccccatcccgccCCCCCGCAGGCAGGGGCGAACGCCGAGCCCcgaggaggtgctggggctgctggaggcatCCGTGCTGCACCGGGAAGGTAGGGGGGGGGTCACGAGTGGGTGCGGGGGGGTCACGAGTGGGCGTGGGGGAGCCCATGTGTTATGGGGCACCCTCTGACCTCGCACCTCGtcctgcaggagccctgctggcGCTGAACAAGCCGCCCGGCCTGCCTGTGCTGGGTgagtgggggctggggggcacgggggggggcacagtggggaggggggtcacagggggacaggggggtcacgggggggggggggcacagccgcCGCTgaccccccccgcgccccccaggGCACCCCGGGGAGCTGAGCCTGGCCGCGCTGCTGCCGGCGCTGCGCCGCCGCCTGGGCCTCCCCGCTGAGCTGCACGTGGTGAAGGCGCCCCCCAggtatttgggggggacacacaccccgggggggggggtgttttttttgtggggggggtctcagggtcCCCTCCCGCAGGGACAGCTCCGGCCTCGTCCTCCTGTCCGGCTGCCGCCGCGCCACGGAGCAGCTGCAGCGCTTCTTCAGCGACGAGCGGCGCCGGGGCCGCTTCCCGGCCACGTACtggtgggtgcccccccaatgtccccccccccacgccgtgtgaccccccccccccccacgaggCAGCCCCCCTCACCCCTGTCCCCGCAGCGCTGTCACCGTGGGGGTCCCGGCGGAGGCGGAGGGCGAGATCCGCGTGGGGCTGTGCCGGCGGCAGCACGGGGACGGGGCCGTGGTAAGGGGGCGATGgagggggggggtttggggacgggggggggcacggggggcgcACGGGGCCGGTGCTGAGGCCGTGCCGCCGCAGGTGGTGCCGGTGCCGTGCCCGGGGCGCCGCAGCGCGTCCCGGGGGAGGTGAGGAGCACCCTGACGCGCTACCGGctgctgggggcggcggggggctgcgccctgctccagctgcagccccggACGGGTgagtgccccccagccccgccccgggaccccccccccggaccccccagcACCAAACCGTCTGTGTATGTCCCCCCCCCTTTCACAGCCTTCCCCGGGCAGCTGCGGGTGcacctggccctgctgctgtgcccgGCGCTGGGCGACCACGAGCACGGAGCCCGcgtgggcagggtgctgggggagcccttcctgctgccccccggacacccccgcgccccgcacgcAGGTAAATAGCCATGATTTACTTTTGGGGGGGTCAGTTTTGTGCTGTCCCACGCCAGTGACCCCCTCGCTCCAAACCCCCCGCAGGTGCTGGACGCGGAGCTGCTGCGCCGCCTGCGGCTgcccccccactgccccccccgcctgcccctgcacCTCCACCTGCAGGCGCTGgcccctgccccgcgccccgctgcgcgcccccccgccccccactTCCTGCGCACCCTgcggctgctggggctgcccccccccgcctaGCACAGCCCctcgggggaggggggggggacacacgcgCAGccccctctttctccctccccaaTAAATCCCTGCGTGCCCCCGAGCAGCCTGGCGTGATTTTTCTCCCCCGTtatccccgggggggggctccctgtATGcttcccgctgccccccccaggaTTGAGTCACCGCAGggccccccttgcccccccgcCACCATGACCTGGTTCCCAGCCCTGCTACGGCGCCGGTTCCTGCCGCAGCCCCGCAGATCTGGGCCatggggggggctggcaggcgGTGCCCCCCGGCgcatcctccccccccccacaaaggCGCAGAGCCTGGCTCCTCTCACAGCCGTGTTTTCCCACCTGGAGCCGCTGGGGGAGGTGGGGCAGACCCCGGGGGGGGCCAGGTGGGTGCCTCACAGCTCCTCTtcgccccccggagccccctgTTCCTTCTCCCCgccgtggtgctgagctgcccgcagcaggggcagggggctgaggcGAGCCCGGccctggcagctggggggggctctcgggggggcaggatggggacggTGGCACCGGGACGGCCacggagcaggggcagagccgCCGAGGGCTGGCTGTGCCGGCGCCCGAGCTGCGACACCCCcgggcccccgcagcccccgggtgGGCACCGGCCCCATCCTGCGCCCCCTGCTGCGGGGGAGCAggatgggggctgcaggggggcacGAGGGGCTCCACGGCTTCCCCGGGGGCTCACGGGTGCTCGCCGTGGTGCCGGGGGGCTTGGGAGCGCGGCGGGGTCTCCGGAGCGAGCAGCCCTCCACCGCCAGCTTCAGCCCCACGTAGCGAGGGGTGGGCACGGCCGCCTGGCCAGGGGGGCACAGAGTCACAGGGCTCAGTCCTGGAGCCGTGCCCGACCCCCCCGctgtgtccccaacccccccccccacctcctcacCTGCTTGTAGATGAGCTCGAAGGCCCCCGTGGAGCAGCTGGGGTCGTCCCTGCGGTCGATGACGACGCGCAGCGCGTCCCGCTGCACCCTGGCGCACAGCCGCCCCGTCACCGCCGTGCCGCCGGCCATGGTGGGGCTGGCGTTGATCTCCAGCAGCCAGGGGCGGAAATCCTCCCCGAAAACAAAATCGGCCCCGTAGAGCTCGAAGCTGCCCTTCCGGCCCCGCACCAGCCCCTGCGAGCAGCGCAGCGCCCGCACCACCGCCGCCTTCATGCCCGGCACCATCACCTCGCCCCAGGCGCCCGCCTGCCCGCGCTGCGCCAGGTACGCCCGCAGCTGCCGGCACGACCACGTGTTGtcggggggcagccgggggtgCCGGGCCCCCTGGGCCCGCAGCGTCGCTGCACGGCTTGGTTGCAGAGGTGGCCGGCGCTGGGGGAGAGAGCGGGCGGTGAGCGCGGGGCCGAGCGCGGAGCGAGAGGAGAGCGCGGGGAGCGGCGCTCACGCGTCCAGGCGCCGCAGGGAGAAGGGCCGGGAGCAGAAGCGCAGGTAGCTGCGGCGGTAGAACCAGACGGTGAGCGGGTTCCAGTCGGTCACCAGGAACCACTGGCGGACGTCGAACTTGGTGCCAAAGATGAGCAGCGGGCGTTCCACGTATTTCTGCACCACCCAGCGGCCCTcccgcgccgcccggcccgccAGCCGCAGCACCTCGTCCAGGCGCGCCGCGCACGTgatgcctggggggggggcacggcggcgtGTAGGGGCCCCCCGTGGCacgtggggacccccccccaacttcCCATCCACATCTCTCCCCCACCCCGCTACCTCTCCCCCGGGACGCGGCTGCCGGTTTGAGGATCCAGACGTTGCGGTCGCCCTCCATGCGCAGCTGGGGCAGGCGCCCCgccaggcgctgcagcaggatGCGGCCCTGCTCCCGCTGCGCCCCGCTCAGCCGCGGCACGGCCCCCTCGctgcggggggcacggggttggggggtgggCTCAGCACCGATCCCGCCGCGTGCGAGCCGTGTCCCCGAGGTGTCCCCGAGGCGTCCCCGAGCCCGGCACTCACTGCACCGCGCGGTAGTAGCCCCGCAGGAAGCCGTCCCAGGCGGCGTCCGTGGcgccgggggctgggggtcgcCGTCGATGTCCCGGTGGGTGAGGCTGCCCAGGTGCTGCCCGCACACCCGCAGTGCCTCCTCCACCAGCTGGGCACCCGGGCCCTCTGCGGGAGCGGGGCGTGGGGTGAGGGACAGGGGTGCCGCGCCCCTCCAAGGGACCCTCGGTGCGTGGGGACGGGGGTGTCGGTTCGGGAACgggagccccccacccccagtgTTACCTGGTGCCTCGGCGGAGTTTGGGGACGGATCTGGCCCCGCGTGCGTGTCCTGAGCCCTTTCCAGGGCCACTTTGAGCAGGCTGCGCGCGGCGGTGAGGCGGAAATCCTCTGCGGGAGGGGGAGGCACGGCCCAGCCGGGTGCTgagcggggggcacggggggaaggcggggggacgtgggggcagcagcggggtgCTGAGCCAGCCCCGGGCTCACCGATGAAGGCCTGGCGCTCGTCCGCGGCGCCCAGCCGGTAGCAGCGGGGGAAGAAGGCGTCGGGGTCGGCTTGGTCGAACCAGGGCAGGTTCCGCAGGGTGAGGCACAGCCCCTCCTGCGGAGAGAAGGGTGgcagcccccaaacccccgggCACACCCCGTGGCCCCCTttcaccccccagcccccccaaggCAGGATCCCCGCGGCCCCACCTTGGTGGTGAAGGAGCCCACGCGGGCGTAGTGGTTCGCCACCTGGTCGGGCTGCAGGAGGCGGCCCCGCACAGCGCTGCCGCGGGTGGTCCAGATGAAGTAGGGCACCTGGTCCCGCACCAGGCGGGactggggggcagggggggcacagaggggccGGGTGAGGcgggagccccctgccccacgtCCTCGCTGCCCCATCTCCGCGAGGGCGTTGGGATAAAGGTCCCGCGCCGAGCAGATGTGGGGGCCGCGGCCCAGCCCCGTGGCTAACCATGAGGTCATGGATGCCTTCGGggtcctcctcatcctcctcctcctcttcctcctcctcctcctcctcgtcagGCAGCCACGAGGAGCACGAGGACTCGGGGATCCCCTGCACCCCGCGGTGGGTCACGGCGCCCTGCGCGGCCTCGCCGCCgccacctccctcctgctgccgggggccgcccgccctgcccgcgcccCGCTCCTTCCTCTCCACCCAGCCCCGCGCCCGCAGCAGGCGGCGGATCACGGGGCAGGGGCCCTGCAGCGCGAAGATCTTCTTGTCCTGGGACGGGGGGTGGGGAACACGAGGGCTGAGCGTGCTGCTCGGCCCTCGGGTGGGtgatattttggggggggggggggcaggagcaggccctcACCTTGATGGCCCTCTCCACGCGGAGCCTGACCTCCTTCAACCGCTCGGGGCTGAGCTGGGGCGGCCGCAGCCGCGCTGCCCCACGGGTGCCCCGTGCCCTGCGGGGACGGCTGAGCCCTAAAAGGGTGGGGGAcacccccacgtccccccaccccccacccccgtccccgccgggcagggagcgggcACCCACCTGCCTGCCCGCACCGCGCCGAGCCGGGCGTCCCCGCCGTGGCTTTCCCCGACCTCTCGGTCCTCATGGTGGCGGCCCGGCCGCGTGTGGCCCCCGGGACGCCCCACCGCCACGCACCCCACTTGGGGGGCACCCGGGACGCGccagcccctcagcacccccctcACCGTCACCGCTCCCGTGTGGGCGAGGCGTGGGGCACCCCACGGTGGCCTGGGGGAGCGAGGgaagctgctggcagctctgctccccccGAGAACTGGGAACCCCCCCAGTGCCCAAACCCTGCTGGGTGAGCGGGGGCTCCAGAGCAGgacgcagcccccccccccccatccctacAAAACCCTCCCTaagtgccccccaccccaaaagcccTTGGTGCCCCCCTCatcctccccccagcacccaccccggTCCTGCCGCACCGCCGGGGTCGCCCCCGTTGTTTACCATTGCCATGGTGCCGCCCTCGGCCCCTCCCCCTTCCGTGgcccctcccccttctccctgaggccccgccccgtgccccccccctcctttaattcccccccacacccccaaaaaTGACCGCAGGAGCCGCGGGTACAGCAAGTGAccctttaaaaaacacaacGCGACAGgacggggggagcggggccgcccggccCCACAACGCACAAGCCCGGGTCGCCCCCCACCGCGGCACCGCCCCGGCCAGCGAGGAGCAGGGGGGGGGCGCagccagtgcccccccccccgggtcggggccgcggggctcggctcTCCTCCGCCGGAACGGGCGGCCCCGGCTGCGGGGCTCTGCACAGGCACCGGGAAGCCACGGAGTCGGCGGCACGGCCTAGAACTGCAAGGGGAGAGGAGGCGCGCGTCCGTCAGCTGCCCCCCCGCTCCTCAAAAAGGGGATAAATCGCCCCAAAATGCTGCCACGCCACCCCCCAGCCCAGATCCCGGCAGCGAGGGCtgcgccgcccccccccgtgccagGACGAGGGCCCCGTGTGAGAGCCTCACGTTTTTGAGGAACTCCTCCGCCACGATGCGGGCCCTGGCGTTGACGGAGAGCTTCATCTCGCTGATCTCCTTGTCGATCTCCTCCATGAAATGGATCACGAAGTCCACCAGCTTGTGCTTGTACATCTGCTCCGTGTGGAAGTTGGTGATCAGGAAGCTGATGTCGTAGCCCTGCGGATGGAAGGAGCGGGCTGAGCACCCGGTGGGCACCCCCACGGCGGGCACCCCCACGTCCCGGCCCCGCGCTGGAAGCCcccggggcacgggggggtgggggagctgGAAGcccccctcctctgcccccaccACATCACCTCCACGGGCTTCCTGCGCAGGATGAAGAAGTTCTCGGCCCTCATCATCATGAAGCGCATGAACTTGTGGCACAAAATCTTCTCGATTTCATCAGCCTGCGGAGAACAGAGGGCAGTGAAGCGAGGAGGCTGCCCagcgccgagccgagccgccggcccgccgcccccccgcgcaCCTGCTTGACGGCGATGCTGACGCGCACGGAGTTGATGGAGCCCTCGATGAGCACCTTCTCCTTCTCGTTCCTGCTGATGATGacgggctgcagcaggagctcctTGCTGCTCCTGCGGGAGGGAAAGGTGCTCAGCACGGGGCGCAGCGACGTGCCcggtgcagggggggggggggggggcgctgccgTACCTGACCTCCACCTCGGGCTTGTTGTGGCGCTCCACCACCTGCGAGGAGAAGTTCTCCAGGCACAGCGCGGCCTGCAGCGTGGCACGCACCGCGTTCAGGTACGGGCGCAGCGTGGCGGTCTGCGGGGAACGGCGACGGCGGGCACCGGAACCGGAACCGGCATCAGCACCATCAGTATCAGCACCATCAGCATcgccgccgccaccaccccctgtcccggccccggccccggccccggcccccaaTCCCGAaccccggtcccggccccggtcACCGGCCccgccaccgcctccccggTGCCGCTCCCAGAccccgctcccggtcccgctcccggtcccgctcccggtcccgctcccggtcccgctCCCGGGTACCAGCCCCGCCGTCCATCCCCggtcccagccccggccccgccgcccggcccccgccccggccccgccgcaccATGGTGGcagctccgctccgctccg from the Anser cygnoides isolate HZ-2024a breed goose chromosome 10, Taihu_goose_T2T_genome, whole genome shotgun sequence genome contains:
- the TTLL3 gene encoding LOW QUALITY PROTEIN: tubulin monoglycylase TTLL3 (The sequence of the model RefSeq protein was modified relative to this genomic sequence to represent the inferred CDS: inserted 1 base in 1 codon; deleted 2 bases in 1 codon), with the translated sequence MRTERSGKATAGTPGSARCGQAGLSRPRRARGTRGAARLRPPQLSPERLKEVRLRVERAIKDKKIFALQGPCPVIRRLLRARGWVERKERGAGRAGGPRQQEGGGGGEAAQGAVTHRGVQGIPESSCSSWLPDEEEEEEEEEEEDEEDPEGIHDLMSRLVRDQVPYFIWTTRGSAVRGRLLQPDQVANHYARVGSFTTKEGLCLTLRNLPWFDQADPDAFFPRCYRLGAADERQAFIEDFRLTAARSLLKVALERAQDTHAGPDPSPNSAEAPEGPGAQLVEEALRVCGQHLGSLTHRDIDGDPQPPAPRTAWDGFLRGYYRAVHEGAVPRLSGAQREQGRILLQRLAGRLPQLRMEGDRNVWILKPAAASRGRGITCAARLDEVLRLAGRAAREGRWVVQKYVERPLLIFGTKFDVRQWFLVTDWNPLTVWFYRRSYLRFCSRPFSLRRLDAAGHLCNQAVQRRCGPRXARHPRLPPDNTWSCRQLRAYLAQRGQAGAWGEVMVPGMKAAVVRALRCSQGLVRGRKGSFELYGADFVFGEDFRPWLLEINASPTMAGGTAVTGRLCARVQRDALRVVIDRRDDPSCSTGAFELIYKQAAVPTPRYVGLKLAVEGCSLRRPRRAPKPPGTTASTREPPGKPWSPSCPPAAPILLPRSRGRRMGPVPTRGLRGPGGVAARAPAQPALGGSAPAPWPSRCHRPHPAPPRAPPSCQGRARLSPLPLLRAAQHHGGEKEQGAPGGEEEL
- the JAGN1 gene encoding protein jagunal homolog 1, with amino-acid sequence MASRGGPRATGTDGSDFQHRERVASHYQMSVALKSEIKRLIYVHVGLWLLLLAQMCVGHLKLLPHDRVAMPYQWEYPYLLSILPSLLGLLSFPRNNISYLVLSMISTGLFSVAPLIYGAMEMFPMAQQLYRHGKAYRFIFGFSAVSVMYLVVVVAAQVHGWQLYYSKKLLDSWFTSTQEKKKK
- the RPUSD3 gene encoding LOW QUALITY PROTEIN: mitochondrial mRNA pseudouridine synthase RPUSD3 (The sequence of the model RefSeq protein was modified relative to this genomic sequence to represent the inferred CDS: inserted 3 bases in 2 codons) → MAGGGGGAARAGARGAGARAVGQGRTPSPEEVLGLLEASVLHREGALLALNKPPGLPVLGHPGELSLAALLPALRRRLGLPAELHVVKAPPRDSSGLVLLSGCRRATEQLQRFFSDERRRGRFPATYCAVTVGVPAEAEGEIRVGLCRRQHGDGAVVVPVPCPGRRSASXGEVRSTLTRYRLLGAAGGCALLQLQPRTAFPGQLRVHLALLLCPALGDHEHGARVGRVLGEPFLLPPXDTPAPRTQVLDAELLRRLRLPPHCPPRLPLHLHLQALAPAPRPAARPPAPHFLRTLRLLGLPPPA
- the ARPC4 gene encoding actin-related protein 2/3 complex subunit 4 — protein: MTATLRPYLNAVRATLQAALCLENFSSQVVERHNKPEVEVRSSKELLLQPVIISRNEKEKVLIEGSINSVRVSIAVKQADEIEKILCHKFMRFMMMRAENFFILRRKPVEGYDISFLITNFHTEQMYKHKLVDFVIHFMEEIDKEISEMKLSVNARARIVAEEFLKNF